A region from the Perca fluviatilis chromosome 16, GENO_Pfluv_1.0, whole genome shotgun sequence genome encodes:
- the si:ch211-266i6.3 gene encoding LOW QUALITY PROTEIN: cytoskeleton-associated protein 2 (The sequence of the model RefSeq protein was modified relative to this genomic sequence to represent the inferred CDS: substituted 2 bases at 2 genomic stop codons), with product MDNVAVSRRNHNKGNKENAQPAYGSKSLMRREKTSFTPFQLASNTKEQTVAKTSSIKAKVDTWSTSGEALKKAKTVQKDRKGAAAGTDVKLRQTHSRCFLTEPAVKPKKTAAEAPKPPAAAPSSKPALGMYKGKIVQSKIGSMWKSTATVGGADAKPPAPKAQVQRVGNVTKRRSISVSDLPVHVAQKPASTRTKSVSDEPAQAPKPPAASRPRAGLYSALPAARTFPATLAGASSRNAKVAPAKGSGTQSATPKIPGANKKVNKPPVSNALSQYRYTMETAEEKRXKNXRSHGMKVKKPEADPDPQSTSCVEPQPAAQCEPEPEPGLEAHNPGPATAAHCSGLTPSQTPVIMNTTLDQLENSDADLPVDTQDGIDDVVVNLCAALDAFPYEDELPQVTDVCNNVEMEDGKQKDECKTEEWKEEEMRGKEGEKPKVEQVKDGVEESSDQKVETDEEVESDDDDDVVMETVPQMEDASVIKYSVKTTPYLQSVKKAIEDEASTSTSRKKSNIKDVKFLTPVRRSCRIERTSSRLPAMLADHDPCVSSLAELVQLDDGNAANAYIYRKNHALLEDLPDQPRL from the exons ATGGACAATGTCGCAGTTTCAAGACGAAACCACAATAAA gGAAACAAGGAAAATGCCCAGCCTGCATATGGCAGTAAGTCCTTAATGAGAAGAGAGAAAACGTCATTTACTCCCTTCCAACTGGCAAGTAACACAAAAGAGCAAACAGTGGCAAAAACCAGCTCAATTAAAGCCAAGGTGGACACATGGTCGACGTCTGGCGAAGCTCTGAAAAAGGCAAAGACCGTACAGAAGGATAGGAAAGGAGCTGCTGCCGGCACTGATGTCAAGCTACGACAAACCCATAGCCGGTGCTTCCTCACGGAACCTGCTGTGAAACCCAAGAAAACTGCTGCAGAAGCTCCAAAGCCACCGGCTGCTGCGCCGTCCTCAAAACCTGCTCTTGGCATGTACAAAGGCAAGATTGTCCAGTCCAAAATAGGATCCATGTGGAAGTCAACTGCCACCGTGGGCGGGGCAGATGCCAAGCCGCCAGCACCCAAAGCGCAGGTCCAAAGGGTTGGAAACGTGACTAAACGCAGGTCCATCTCCGTTTCTGACCTGCCTGTGCATGTCGCACAAAAACCCGCGTCGACGAGGACCAAGTCGGTGTCGGATGAACCTGCTCAGGCGCCCAAGCCTCCTGCCGCCAGCCGTCCTCGCGCTGGGTTGTACAGCGCTCTCCCTGCTGCCAGAACCTTCCCGGCAACACTAGCCGGTGCCAGCTCCAGAAACGCCAAAGTTGCTCCCGCCAAGGGAAGTGGGACTCAGAGCGCAACGCCAAAGATTCCAGGGGCCAACAAGAAGGTCAACAAACCTCCTGTGTCAAACGCCCTCAGTCAGTACAGATACACCATGGAGACTGCCGaggaaaaaaggtaaaaaaattaaaggtcccatggcatgaaa GTTAAAAAACCGGAAGCTGATCCCGACCCACAGTCCACGTCTTGTGTTGAACCTCAGCCGGCTGCACAGTGCGAACCTGAACCCGAACCCGGACTGGAAGCGCACAATCCAGGCCCTGCCACTGCTGCTCACTGTTCCGGGTTAACACCCAGCCAAACTCCAGTGATCATGAACACCACGCTGGACCAGCTGGAAAACTCTGATGCCGATCTGCCTGTTGACACACAGGACGGAATCGATGAT GTTGTGGTGAACCTGTGTGCTGCTTTGGATGCCTTTCCATATGAGGACG AGCTTCCACAGGTGACGGATGTGTGCAATAATGTTGAAATGGAGGACGGCAAACAGAAGGATGAATGTAAAACAGAGGAGTGGAAGGAGGAGGAAATGCGCGGGAAGGAGGGCGAGAAGCCAAAGGTTGAGCAAGTGAAGGATGGAGTAGAAGAAAGTAGTGACCAGAAAGTGGAGACGGATGAGGAAGTAgaaagtgatgatgatgatgatgttgtgaTGGAGACCGTGCCACAGATGGAGGATGCTTCAGTAATAAAGTACAGTGTGAAGACTACTCCGTACCTGCAAAG TGTGAAGAAGGCAATTGAAGACGAGGCCAGCACAAGTACGTCCAGAAAAAAGAGCAACATCAAAGATGTGAAGTTTCTGACCCCAGTGCGCCGTTCCTGCCGCATCGAGCGCACGTCGTCCCGCCTGCCGGCGATGCTGGCCGATCACGACCCCTGTGTGTCCTCGCTGGCTGAGCTGGTGCAGCTGGATGACGGCAACGCCGCCAACGCCTACATCTACAGAAAAAACCACGCACTGCTGGAAGATCTGCCAGATCAGCCCAGACTGTGA